One genomic window of Mus pahari chromosome 23, PAHARI_EIJ_v1.1, whole genome shotgun sequence includes the following:
- the Tchp gene encoding trichoplein keratin filament-binding protein, with amino-acid sequence MALPTLPSCWSSRRHMALRQRQHQQEDQFRQQWEQNSRYFRTWDIHNSKQIEWSSKSSYQRSMHAYHCEKMKEEKRKILELRRERLRELLLEEQDLLAAELAELRLSMGLREQRLREQHQDLKSAREEQRKLVAERLLYEHWRKNNPKLRELELDLHKKHVIDSWATQKEEKKQQEATEKRENKRLENQYAAARREAEARMRVEEERRQLEGRLQAEALRQQMEELKQKEMEATKLKKEQENLLTQRWELERLEEERKQMAALRRKTELGRFLKHQYNAQLNRRTQEIQEELEADGRILQALLEKEAELQQVQLARREQARADAAWMKQVIEKQLQLEKAREAELQQLLREEAKEMWEKREAEWAREQVARDRLMSEVLTGRQQQILEKIEQNRRAQEETLKHREKLIQSLEEGKQLAQRAKEESEELKSARKQELEAQVAERQGLEWEAARQEEEEEEEARQTEELSNALLQQEAKTMAEEGYQPKLHGHLRIAWD; translated from the exons ATGGCGCTCCCCACGTTGCCTTCTTGTTGGTCCAGCCGGAGACACATGGCTCTCCGCCAGCGCCAGCATCAGCAGGAGGACCAGTTTCGCCAGCAGTGGGAACAGAACAGTCGCTATTTCAGGACCTGGGACATCCACAACTCGAAACAGATCGAATGGAGCTCCAAGAGCTCCTACCAACGGAG CATGCACGCCTACCATTGtgagaagatgaaggaagagaagaggaagattcTGGAGCTGCGGCGGGAGAGGCTCAGGGAGCTCCTGCTGGAGGAACAGGACCTGCTGGCCGCGGAGCTGGCTGAGCTGAGGCTGAGCATGGGCCTGCGGGAGCAAAGACTGCGGGAGCAGCACCAGGACCTGAAGTCAGCCCGAGAAGAACAGAGGAAACTG GTTGCTGAGCGACTTTTGTATGAGCACTGGAGGAAGAACAACCCTAAACTTCGAGAG CTTGAGTTGGACCTTCACAAGAAGCATGTGATCGATTCCTGGgcaacacagaaagaagaaaaaaaacag CAAGAAGCCACAGAGAAGCGGGAGAACAAGCGGTTGGAGAACCAGTACGCAGCAGCCCGCCGGGAAGCCGAGGCGAGGATGagagtggaggaggagaggaggcagctgGAGGGGCGCCTGCAGGCCGAGGCACTGCGCCAGCAGAtggaggagctgaagcagaaggagaTGGAG GCAACCAAACTGAAGAAGGAACAAGAGAACCTGCTGACGCAGCGCTGGGAGCTGGAAAGgctggaggaggaaaggaagcagatgGCGGCCCTCCGGCGCAAGACAGAGCTGGG GCGTTTCTTGAAACATCAGTACAACGCGCAGCTCAACAGGCGCACCCAGGAGATCCAGGAGGAGCTG GAGGCCGATGGGCGGATACTGCAGGCCCTCCTGGAGAAGGAAGCCGAGCTGCAGCAGGTGCAACTGGCCAGGCGGGAGCAAGCCCGGGCCGACGCGGCCTGGATGAAGCAGGTCATCGAGAAGCAGCTGCAGCTGGAAAAAGCTCGGGAGGCagagctgcagcagctgctgag GGAGGAGGCCAAGGAGatgtgggagaagagagaggccgAGTGGGCCCGAGAGCAGGTCGCGCGTGACAGACTGATGAGTGAG GTTCTGACCGGGAGGCAGCAGCAGATCCTGGAGAAGATTGAACAGAACCGGCGGGCGCAGGAGGAGACCCTAAAACACAGGGAGAAACTCATCCAGAGTCTCGAGGAGGGGAAGCAGTTAGCTCAGCGAGCTAAGGAGGAGAGCGAAGAGCTGAAAtcggccaggaagcaggagctggaagcCCAG GTTGCGGAGCGCCAGGGCCTGGAATGGGAAGCAGCccggcaggaggaggaggaagaggaggaggccaggCAGACGGAAGAGCTCTCCAACGCTCTGCTGCAGCAGGAGGCGAAGACCATGGCGGAGGAGGGCTACCAACCCAAG CTTCACGGACACCTCAGAATTGCCTGGGACTGA